A region of Trypanosoma brucei brucei TREU927 chromosome 1, complete sequence DNA encodes the following proteins:
- a CDS encoding calpain-like protein fragment; calpain-like cysteine peptidase, Clan CA, family C2 has translation MGLFLSKQGEGQLLAEPTMQSTIQVPLFNGLLYRLVDEADGTIGFFNNSKDYEFHVTYLFSANSLIEPLDKATAAQQDDGILCEVTIYPLETQRFVKGEITGYESKIDALLLSDDYFRLNEDRNPERYFRHTGPFKATSF, from the coding sequence atggGTCTATTTCTGAGCAAACAAGGTGAAGGCCAACTCCTTGCCGAGCCCACCATGCAAAGCACAATTCAAGTTCCTCTCTTCAATGGCTTGTTGTATCGTCTTGTGGATGAAGCTGACGGTACCATTGGTTTCTTTAACAACTCAAAGGATTATGAGTTTCATGTGACATATCTTTTCAGCGCAAACAGCCTCATTGAACCATTGGATAAAGCCACAGCTGCACAGCAGGATGATGGAATTCTCTGCGAGGTCACCATTTACCCACTTGAGACGCAACGTTTCGTTAAGGGAGAAATTACCGGATATGAAAGTAAAATTGATGCCTTGTTGCTTTCTGATGATTACTTCCGGTTAAATGAGGACCGTAACCCGGAGAGATATTTCCGTCACACCGGTCCCTTCAAGGCGACATCGTTTTAA
- a CDS encoding hypothetical protein, unlikely (unlikely gene predicted by glimmer) produces MCAFVPPVGASKGVSNGDGEFQEFLLHIRMLEGHLYKRAPAICASPCGSYWAESSK; encoded by the coding sequence ATGTGTGCTTTTGTGCCCCCGGTTGGTGCCTCAAAAGGGGTCAGTAATGGTGATGGGGAATTTCAAGAGTTTTTACTGCACATCCGCATGCTTGAGGGGCATTTGTACAAGCGGGCCCCCGCCATATGTGCGAGCCCATGCGGTTCCTACTGGGCTGAATCTTCCAAATGA
- a CDS encoding calpain; cysteine peptidase, Clan CA, family C2: MGCGASSTQSEDGMHEPIPPMEMVRKQIAAAQPEQNGVKEGQSSKKKRSGDDPPDEFEELTVTALPQRWQRDSTYKCGYPMITGDEVKPCFEKGLLYRIVKGDTWAFYNDTRTYEMCVSFTFGRDSTVRGMGNTVITNLEGGEILAEASIYPCETAIFVRGRFSGFRSKIKAQPLSDEILKAKVKQYDKYIQEDLARVNAMINENDTDDAILAKCVEGPTPFIDIRFPPNQTSIERGAVLPIMTIPWARPDMYLPLGFPPQVRLFRSAISTVNIEQGDLGDYWIMCAIASLEDDTERLRGMFRHPVSCEKTAKERAVGAYRVTLNKSGWWHSVIVDDYLPVVGNRPKFAQSLSDPCEVWVSILQKAYAKVHGSYVNIVAGDPLHALQDFTGYISSRYDYILDPEPGLEENEILERLEKYDQQGFKIILSTHNAKTDNPNVDETYREVGLLAGHAYPVKAVRYFASENIALLQIRNPWCRETEWKGEWANGNAEWKSHPEIAKACEINAQDGSSFWMSWGDVQKYFNGCGVLFRYPRSVDYRVRGVFRGDIPSVSILISVNKTISLVCSLTQEDRRGTKMADDYPPIMLSLCGGDRLSDDMEVEKSTTTEADYPGEDLTFVHSRDVGMMCTLTPFKSPYLLVPRIITGRDEEHPYVIGLLSEAEFGADLKAEFFSVPANCEVFRNAKSFAFQGDVVEAKFQVRTPDCRFPTEYNSTVIVKAKKGDWYVENKKK, encoded by the coding sequence ATGGGGTGTGGTGCGTCTTCTACTCAGTCAGAAGATGGCATGCACGAACCCATACCCCCTATGGAAATGGTGCGCAAGCAAATTGCAGCCGCTCAACCAGAGCAAAACGGAGTTAAGGAGGGTCAATcgagtaaaaagaaaagaagtggtgATGATCCCCCTGACGAGTTTGAGGAACTGACAGTAACCGCACTTCCACAGCGGTGGCAACGGGACTCGACCTACAAGTGCGGGTATCCCATGATCACGGGCGACGAAGTGAAACCATGCTTTGAAAAGGGTTTATTATACCGTATTGTGAAGGGTGACACATGGGCATTCTACAATGATACGCGCACGTACGAGATGTgtgtttccttcaccttcggAAGGGATTCGACGGTGCGTGGTATGGGCAACACTGTCATCACCAACCTGGAAGGCGGGGAAATCCTTGCAGAGGCCTCAATATACCCCTGTGAGACGGCCATATTTGTGAGAGGGAGATTCAGCGGATTCCGGAGTAAGATAAAGGCACAGCCTCTCTCTGACGAGATTCTGAAGGCAAAGGTTAAACAATACGACAAGTACATACAAGAAGATTTGGCGAGGGTTAATGCTATGATCAATGAGAATGATACCGATGACGCTATTCTTGCGAAGTGTGTTGAAGGACCCACACCTTTCATTGACATTAGGTTTCCCCCCAACCAAACTTCCATTGAGCGCGGTGCCGTGTTGCCCATCATGACGATTCCATGGGCTCGTCCCGACATGTACCTCCCTTTAGGTTTTCCTCCCCAAGTCCGCCTATTCCGCAGTGCAATCAGTACTGTGAACATTGAACAGGGAGATCTTGGGGACTACTGGATTATGTGCGCAATCGCCTCCCTTGAGGATGATACGGAACGGTTGCGTGGGATGTTCAGACATCCTGTCTCATGTGAAAAAACGGCTAAAGAGCGCGCGGTAGGGGCTTATCGCGTCACGCTTAACAAAAGTGGATGGTGGCATTCCGTAATTGTGGACGATTATCTTCCCGTAGTTGGAAACAGACCGAAGTTTGCGCAGTCCCTGAGTGACCCGTGTGAGGTGTGGGTTTCTATTCTTCAAAAGGCCTACGCAAAGGTGCATGGAAGCTACGTGAATATTGTTGCAGGTGATCCACTACACGCGTTGCAGGATTTCACAGGCTACATATCGTCGAGGTATGACTACATACTTGATCCGGAACCGGGCCTCGAAGAGAATGAAATATTAGAGCGGTTAGAGAAGTATGACCAGCAAGGTTTCAAAATTATCCTTAGTACCCACAATGCAAAGACAGATAACCCAAATGTGGATGAAACATACAGGGAGGTGGGCCTGCTGGCAGGTCACGCATACCCGGTAAAAGCCGTTCGTTACTTCGCTAGTGAAAATATTGCCCTGCTGCAGATACGCAATCCGTGGTGTCGCGAAACCGAGTGGAAGGGTGAGTGGGCCAATGGCAACGCGGAGTGGAAGTCCCACCCAGAAATAGCAAAAGCCTGTGAAATAAATGCGCAGGACGGTAGTTCCTTTTGGATGTCCTGGGGGGATGTACAGAAGTACTTCAATGGATGTGGTGTTCTTTTCCGCTACCCGAGGAGCGTTGACTATCGTGTTCGTGGTGTCTTCCGAGGCGACATTCCCAGTGTGTCCATCCTCATCAgcgtaaacaaaacaatatcaTTAGTCTGCTCTCTCACTCAAGAGGACCGCCGAGGAACGAAGATGGCGGACGATTATCCCCCAATTATGTTAAGTTTGTGTGGTGGTGATCGCCTCTCCGACGATATGGAGGTGGAAAAGAGCACCACTACGGAAGCGGACTACCCCGGCGAAGACTTAACTTTCGTCCACagccgtgatgttggtatgATGTGCACGCTTACGCCCTTCAAGTCACCGTATTTATTGGTGCCACGCATCATTACAGGACGTGATGAGGAGCACCCGTATGTTATCGGACTGTTGTCTGAAGCGGAATTTGGTGCAGACCTGAAAGCAGAGTTCTTCAGCGTCCCAGCGAACTGCGAGGTCTTCCGGAACGCCAAGTCGTTTGCCTTCCAAGGAGATGTGGTGGAGGCGAAATTCCAAGTGCGCACGCCGGATTGTCGTTTTCCCACGGAGTATAACAGCACTGTGATAGTAAAGGCCAAGAAGGGCGACTGGTatgtggaaaataaaaaaaagtaa
- a CDS encoding calpain-like cysteine peptidase; cysteine peptidase, Clan CA, family C2, which produces MSSRNGSLAGCYVDEFDEAATTKPETSSIYRYGRPVYEGTPTACFEGGLLFRIVEEGKNNRWSFYNDTPSNQMRVEVIFGANSAIKALGNTSLIKLPDGSYKGTVTVYPLETEVFVEGKCDTYESNIVAEELSTEYLQDVAVQNAKVIEKETQEVSKLGGENSSPDDTLAACIAKKTKFVDLIFPPGQESLQIGTPHKLKVIPWERPSMYLSDENALHARLFRNNIHPGNIDEGELGDSWFTGALACMAEFPDRVRDMFRHPRSIEEGKNEREIGAYRVTFNKDGWWTNVIIDDYLPCSGGHPMFARSYGDPMELWVSLAQKAYAKLHGGYGFLVVGDPLRALQDLTGFPCSSFNTAFENAKMNGGEELFVHLLQYGQTSYQTILTVPTRGALKLQGASVEAYEATGLLPGHVYTVLSVMPFPEYNLRLLLLRNSWANHSKHRWNGAWKRGSEKWKQYPGVAAACAGACDADGVLCVEWSEALALFAGCGVCFVQDTPYDYRIRGCFQKAIPSVCLEISVSVPIVLCLSLTQEGCHGTDKADYSPIMLSVAHGSGCNQIMTVEANSGFDADHPNPGFTFFETREANMFFHMIPEKSPYLIIPRTMTPYKELSYVLSIHSPVEIGTPESAVFVAFRTLAPECGVFANCRNFQVQGSTCQAEFQARGTEQFFPDIYLGNSIELS; this is translated from the coding sequence ATGAGCTCGCGTAACGGCAGCCTCGCTGGATGCTACGTGGATGAATTCGATGAAGCCGCCACTACCAAACCTGAAACGAGCAGCATTTACCGCTACGGCCGACCCGTATACGAGGGGACGCCAACTGCATGCTTCGAGGGCGGGTTGTTGTTTCGGATTGTGGAAGAAGGTAAGAACAACCGCTGGTCTTTTTACAATGACACGCCAAGCAACCAGATGCGCGTGGAGGTTATTTTTGGAGCAAATTCTGCTATTAAGGCCCTTGGCAACACAAGCCTAATAAAACTACCCGATGGTTCCTACAAGGGTACCGTAACGGTGTACCCATTAGAGACAGAGGTGTTCGTTGAAGGTAAGTGTGACACTTACGAGAGCAACATCGTTGCGGAGGAGCTTTCAACGGAGTACTTGCAAGATGTAGCGGTACAGAATGCGAAGGTAATCGAAAAGGAAACGCAAGAAGTGAGCAAGTTGGGAGGGGAGAATTCCTCACCAGACGACACGCTAGCAGCGTGCATTGCAAAGAAGACAAAGTTTGTTGACTTAATTTTTCCACCCGGGCAGGAGTCCCTGCAAATCGGTACTCCGCACAAGCTGAAAGTGATACCGTGGGAACGACCAAGCATGTACCTTTCCGATGAAAATGCCCTGCACGCGCGCTTATTTCGTAACAATATCCACCCGGGAAACATCGATGAAGGTGAGCTGGGAGATTCGTGGTTTACGGGGGCTTTGGCTTGCATGGCCGAGTTCCCGGACCGGGTGCGCGATATGTTTCGTCACCCACGGAGCAtcgaggagggaaagaatgaACGCGAAATAGGTGCGTACCGCGTCACCTTCAATAAGGATGGATGGTGGACCAACGTGATTATTGACGATTACTTACCATGCTCCGGTGGACATCCCATGTTCGCCCGGTCGTACGGGGATCCGATGGAGTTATGGGTCTCATTGGCACAAAAGGCCTACGCCAAGCTGCATGGTGGTTACGGTTTCCTCGTCGTAGGCGACCCACTCCGCGCGCTTCAGGACCTTACTGGCTTCCCCTGCTCGTCCTTTAACACCGCCTTTGAGAATGCCAAAATGAACGGAGGGGAGGAACTGTTTGTCCATTTATTGCAATACGGACAGACGAGCTATCAGACAATACTGACCGTCCCCACAAGGGGAGCCTTGAAGCTGCAAGGAGCGAGTGTCGAGGCATATGAGGCCACTGGGCTTTTACCGGGGCATGTATACACAGTGTTAAGTGTAATGCCCTTTCCGGAATACAACCTTcgcctgttgctgctgcgcaaTTCGTGGGCCAATCATTCGAAACACCGATGGAATGGGGCATGGAAAAGGGGTAGTGAGAAGTGGAAACAGTACCCAGGCGTGGCGGCAGCTTGTGCTGGGGCATGTGATGCAGATGGTGTTCTCTGCGTTGAGTGGTCAGAGGCTCTTGCTCTTTTTGCCGGGTGTGGTGTTTGCTTCGTACAAGACACCCCGTATGACTACCGTATTCGTGGGTGCTTCCAGAAAGCTATACCGAGTGTTTGCCTTGAGATCAGTGTCTCTGTACCCATTGTGCTGTGCCTTTCGCTAACCCAGGAGGGCTGCCATGGCACAGACAAGGCGGATTACTCACCCATCATGCTCAGTGTTGCTCATGGTTCTGGCTGTAACCAAATTATGACTGTTGAAGCGAACAGTGGCTTCGACGCGGACCATCCCAATCCGGGTTTCACCTTCTTTGAAACACGTGAGGCGAACATGTTCTTTCATATGATACCGGAGAAGTCCCCTTACCTCATCATACCACGAACCATGACACCTTACAAGGAATTGTCTTATGTGCTTAGTATTCACAGCCCAGTGGAGATCGGCACACCGGAAAGTGCCGTATTTGTCGCATTTCGGACACTGGCACCCGAATGTGGTGTCTTCGCCAACTGTAGGAACTTCCAAGTGCAAGGAAGCACCTGCCAGGCGGAGTTCCAGGCTCGCGGAACAGAACAGTTTTTCCCTGATATCTATCTTGGTAACTCTATTGAGCTGTCCTAA
- a CDS encoding hypothetical protein, unlikely (GPI-Anchor Signal predicted for Tb927.1.2140 by DGPI v2.04, no cleavage site predicted), producing the protein MHWFLWEQKWVGSEFLFVFIIIINLFPFLYICRYLCVLVFAFVSSLHSVTCSLRIHNFFCILHVTESTQMCQVRFLPFFFPFFIICLHKCILLFLLLLLL; encoded by the coding sequence ATGCATTGGTTTCTGTGGGAACAGAAATGGGTGGGAAGCgaatttttgtttgtgtttattattattattaatttatttccttttctttatatctGCCGTTATCTctgtgtgcttgtgtttgcatTTGTAAGCTCACTTCACTCTGTCACGTGTTCGTTGCGTAtacataattttttttgtattttacaCGTGACAGAGTCGACACAAATGTGCCAGGTGcgttttcttccgtttttttttcctttcttcatcATATGTTTACACAAatgtatattattatttttattattgctgctgttgtaa
- a CDS encoding calpain-like protein fragment, putative, with the protein MGCIQSTVSYKNGQPNFKGATEVHSMFNGLLFRLSDTKNKRWAFYNDSPCYTIHVAILFDFDTQILPLGSTTAFRIDEPRPGREGDRGKYLAEVDVPPLSTELFVEGEVTQWNVDTLEARTAGSEEQYRL; encoded by the coding sequence atgggtTGCATTCAGTCGACAGTCAGTTACAAAAACGGCCAACCCAATTTCAAAGGAGCAACGGAGGTTCACAGCATGTTTAATGGACTTCTTTTCCGTCTAAGTGATACCAAAAATAAGCGATGGGCTTTTTATAATGACTCGCCATGTTACACCATTCATGTGGCCattctttttgattttgaTACTCAAATTCTTCCATTGGGTTCCACCACCGCCTTCCGAATTGATGAGCCCCGCCCTGGTAGAGAAGGTGACAGGGGTAAATATCTTGCAGAAGTGGATGTTCCACCGCTTTCAACAGAACTTTTTGTGGAGGGGGAAGTTACTCAATGGAATGTGGACACGCTGGAGGCCCGTACCGCAGGATCTGAAGAACAATATCGtctataa